A stretch of DNA from Microlunatus sp. Gsoil 973:
GTAGATGTAGCCGCCGCAGGAAACCAGTTCGTTGCCCCAGTTGACGCCATCCGGCTGCCCGTACGTGCGGGTGATCTTGTCGATCGTGAAGTCTTTGGTGTAGGTGACGATGTCGGAGCCGAGCCAGCCGAAGTTCCACGGCGGCGGGCCGTCGGTCTGGCCGATGCGGCCCTGGAAGACCCGCAACTTGCCGCCGTCCATGATGCCGTCGCCGTTCCAGTACCACGGGTCTCCGTTCACGGCGTCCGGCGGCGAGGCGATCGACGCCGGCGCCTCGTGGGTCCCGCCGGTGATTGTCGTATAGGGCACGCCGTCGAGGTGGGCGGGCAGGATCGAGCCGTGGATGAAACCGGGGTTGGTGAGACTCTCGTCGGGATTGACCGGACCCAGGAAGGTGTCGTTCATCAGCCAGGCGACATGATCACCAGGAAGCTTCACCGAATAGGTTCCGTCCGACGAGGCCCAACCACCGTGATTGGACCAGCCACCGCCACCGTTGCCGAACTCACGGAACGCCTCGGTGAGTCGGGTGTTCGCGGTGGCCATCGGGGTGGTCGGATCCTTCGGGCGGACTCCGGTACAGGAGGTGAACCCGTCGGGATTCGGGCCACTGGCGGGTTCCGCCCCGGCTTGGGCGGGAACCGCGATGATCCCGGCGAGGCCGGCCAGCAGTGCCGCACCGAGAACTCGTTTGGGGAGAGCGTGCATGGGAGATGCTCCTTCAGGTTGACAACAGGACGCGGCCGGGGGTTGCGAGCATGCCCGCGTCCACGACCACGGTCGTTCCGGTGATGTAGGAGGCCGATGAGCTGCAGAGAAAGGCCACGACCGCCGCAATCTCGTGGGGCTGTGCCATCCGGCCGTGTGCGGCGGTCACCGGCGGATCCGGCGGCCTGGCGGCCGGGCGCCCGTCGTCGGGCGACCCGTCGACGGTGACCAGTGGGGTCAGGACCGGTCCGGGGGCCACACTGTTGACCCGGATGCCATCGGTCGCATGATCAACTGCCATCGACCGGGTGAGCGCGTCGAGGCCGGCCTTGCTGACCGAGTAGCCGAGTACGCGTGGTTGCGGGGTGTGGCCTTGGACCGAGGAGACGTTGACAATGGATCCGCCGTGGCGGGCCCGGAGGTGTGGGACCGCGAACTTCGCGGCGAGGAAGGCGCCGGTCAGATTCGTGTCGATCACGGTGTGCCAGGCGTGTTCGGTGGTGTCCTCGACCGTCCCGTAGGTCTGAACGCCGGCGCAACAAACCAGCATGTCCAGGCCGCCGTACCGATCCGCGGCGAGATCCATCAGCCGGTGCATGTCGTCTGCCGACCGGACGTCGGCGGTCGTTCCGGTGACGGCGGTGCCGAACTCGGCCAGCTCCCGTTCGGCAGCCCCGACCGTGTCGGGGTCGTGGCTGCAATAGACCACGCTGACGCCGTCGCGTGCCAGCGCGGCAACCGTGGCGCGGCCGATGCCGGTTGATCCGCCGGTGACGACGGCGACGCGGCCGCCGCCCCCGATGGACGAACGATGGTGTGAAGGCGTGTCCCGCATCAACGGCGCCTAGTTCGCCTTGATCAACTTGTTGACACTCTCGGCGTACGCATCGAGTGTCGGTCCGACCGGCTTCTTGCCCTGAAGCATCGGATTCCATTGGCTCTTGGTCAGATTGCCCGCCTTGCCGGCCCACGGGTCGAGGAAACCGGTGCCGACCTTCTGCTCGTTCTGCAGCTCCTGTTCCACGGTGGCCGACACCTGTTTGCCGATCGCTCCGTGGCTGCGCAGGTTGTCAAGGTAACCCTTGGAACCGGGCACGTAGGCGATCGGTGCCACCGGGTCCTTGGCGTAGGCCTCGTTGAAGACCGTGGTGAGCATGTAGGAGATGACCTGCCAAGTGGCGTCGGGATTCTTCAGCCCGACGGGCGAACAGAACGCGTTCGCCTCCAACGGTGCGATCTGTGCGGCCGAACCACCCGGGATCGGCGCGTACCCCCAACTCATTGTCGGTTTGCCGTCGAAGATCGCCACGGCATTCCACTGGCCGCCCCAGACCATCGGGACCTGACCATTGATGAAGGCTGCCCAAGTGTTGGTGCCGGTGAAGTCTGGGTCGGTCACCTCGCCGGCCCGGATCGCCTGCGACCAGCGGGTTGCGCCCTCCTTCAGCTGTGCGTCTGCGCTGAACTTCGACACGTTCTTCCAGGTCCGCTCCGCCGCAAGTCCGTTCCCACCGTTGCTGATCGAGTAGATCGACAAGCCGACGGGGTCGTAGAGATCGCCCCAACCGGTCTGCATTCCGTATTGCTTCGTCTTGCCGCCCTCGGTGATGGTCAACTTCTTCATGTCGGTGAAGAGGTCGTCCCAGGTCCAGTCCGCGGACGGGAGCTCCAGGCCGGCCTTTCTGAACAGGTCGGCGTTGTAGAAGACGCCGTACGTGTTCGCCTCGTTGGGCACTCCGTATTGCTTGCCGCCGACCTCGTACTGATCAAGGTAACCGGGTCCGAACCTGGCCTTGTCCACCGGCGCCTTCTTCGCGCCGGCGGCGGTGCCGTCGACATAGGACGTCCAGTCGTACAGCTTGCCGCTGGCCGCCAGGGGCTGGAAGCTGTTGTCCAGGTTGGCGCACCAGAAGATGTCCGGCAACGTATTGGACAACACCATCGAGTTGATCTTCTGGTAGTACTGCGCGCCCGAGCCGACGTAGACCAACTTGATCTTGATACCGGACTTCTCGGTGAGCTTGTCCAGCGACTCCTGGTAGAGCTTGCGGTCCTGGGGATTCGCCCACGTCATCAGGGAGACAGTGGTCACCCCGTCGCCACCCTGTCCGCTGGTGCCATTGGCGCCGGTGCCGCCACTGAATCCGCCACAAGCAGCTGAGACGGCCGCCAGACCGCCGGCAACCAGCCCTGCGAAGATGCTCTTGATACGTCGTCCCATAGCCCGTCGACTCCTTTGTGTCTGGCTATTTCTGTGATACGCCGAGCGTCCCGAGCCCCATCATGAAGTACCGCTGGGCAAAGAAGAACAGCACCAACGGAGGCAGCATGTAGAGCAGATTGGACGCCATGTAGTAGTTGAACTGCGGAGTTGCTTCGTTGAGCCCGCCCATGAAGTTCGCCATGCCGAGCGAGAGTGTGTACTTCGATTCGCTGTTCAGGTAGACCAGCGGGTTGAGGAAGTCATTCCACGATGCCTGGAACGCCATGATCGTCATCGTGATCCACAACGGCTTGGTCAGCGGGATCATCAACCGGGTGAAGATCTTCCAGTGGCCCGCGCCGTCGATCATCGCCGACTCATCGATCGACCGAGGAATCGAGGTGAAGTACTGCCGCGCCAGGAAGATGAAGACCGGATTGCCGAAGAAGGACGGGAGGATCAGCGGGAACCAGGTGTCGATCAAGTGCATCGCGAAGAACATCCGCTGGAT
This window harbors:
- a CDS encoding carbohydrate ABC transporter permease — encoded protein: MTMPATTTTYPPSQRLDPSPDLVTKRRIPLSRRVPMTLSRVSWYLLCSLLAVTMLVPLLWMISIALKPDSNILQLPPQLLPRTFQWSNFIRGPEQIQFPLLLANTVTVTALSVFGSVASSMLAGYAIARIRFPGRNFWFYLFTFSIFVPGIVTLIPIQRMFFAMHLIDTWFPLILPSFFGNPVFIFLARQYFTSIPRSIDESAMIDGAGHWKIFTRLMIPLTKPLWITMTIMAFQASWNDFLNPLVYLNSESKYTLSLGMANFMGGLNEATPQFNYYMASNLLYMLPPLVLFFFAQRYFMMGLGTLGVSQK
- a CDS encoding DUF5005 domain-containing protein, which codes for MHALPKRVLGAALLAGLAGIIAVPAQAGAEPASGPNPDGFTSCTGVRPKDPTTPMATANTRLTEAFREFGNGGGGWSNHGGWASSDGTYSVKLPGDHVAWLMNDTFLGPVNPDESLTNPGFIHGSILPAHLDGVPYTTITGGTHEAPASIASPPDAVNGDPWYWNGDGIMDGGKLRVFQGRIGQTDGPPPWNFGWLGSDIVTYTKDFTIDKITRTYGQPDGVNWGNELVSCGGYIYIYGIKDSAMHVARARVGQLIEHRWQFWTGDTWSSDPESSTAVTDDVGASYSVTPMNGQFVLTTTSAAIFTDHRIYVATAPTPVGPFTGRTAVYTAPEGGVGNLYAPYNVAAHPEISKPGELVVSYNVNSGNGDDLLADANNCRPRFVTIRFVRSAA
- a CDS encoding SDR family NAD(P)-dependent oxidoreductase, which produces MRDTPSHHRSSIGGGGRVAVVTGGSTGIGRATVAALARDGVSVVYCSHDPDTVGAAERELAEFGTAVTGTTADVRSADDMHRLMDLAADRYGGLDMLVCCAGVQTYGTVEDTTEHAWHTVIDTNLTGAFLAAKFAVPHLRARHGGSIVNVSSVQGHTPQPRVLGYSVSKAGLDALTRSMAVDHATDGIRVNSVAPGPVLTPLVTVDGSPDDGRPAARPPDPPVTAAHGRMAQPHEIAAVVAFLCSSSASYITGTTVVVDAGMLATPGRVLLST
- a CDS encoding ABC transporter substrate-binding protein, which encodes MGRRIKSIFAGLVAGGLAAVSAACGGFSGGTGANGTSGQGGDGVTTVSLMTWANPQDRKLYQESLDKLTEKSGIKIKLVYVGSGAQYYQKINSMVLSNTLPDIFWCANLDNSFQPLAASGKLYDWTSYVDGTAAGAKKAPVDKARFGPGYLDQYEVGGKQYGVPNEANTYGVFYNADLFRKAGLELPSADWTWDDLFTDMKKLTITEGGKTKQYGMQTGWGDLYDPVGLSIYSISNGGNGLAAERTWKNVSKFSADAQLKEGATRWSQAIRAGEVTDPDFTGTNTWAAFINGQVPMVWGGQWNAVAIFDGKPTMSWGYAPIPGGSAAQIAPLEANAFCSPVGLKNPDATWQVISYMLTTVFNEAYAKDPVAPIAYVPGSKGYLDNLRSHGAIGKQVSATVEQELQNEQKVGTGFLDPWAGKAGNLTKSQWNPMLQGKKPVGPTLDAYAESVNKLIKAN